CTTTGTACAATAGCtgacgattgcagtctgaacaagtatctacggtacgcacgataaaggaaatgaagtacgtcccaggacccgctcttttaaagttcagtgcgtcccgggaccccctccagaaatgtataggacgtgttttcggcttccagtgcgtataggacgcagggacgcgcactttggggagccctggcAGTATTTCGTCGTACTGCATCATAAATATTGACATTTGTTTATCCCTGTGTGTTTGCTCGTTGTCGTTGTCAGTTTCAGACTGAACTGAAAACGGAAACATGTCGGAGCTTGAGAAAGAGGTCAAGAGGTTTGCCGAGACACACAACGGTGAACAAGTCTCGTCTTACCGCGCCGTTTACAACGTGGGTCGCCACGGGATTTCGACCAAGGAATCTACGGACGCGTATCATAACTGGAGCGCTACGTACGAACAGGTACAGTACTATCAGCAGCATGCACTTTCTTGACAAAACTAGCTGTAGCATAAGTATATCATCATTTGGGAAAAGTACAACGCAGCTATAAATAATACACTAGAtacattttacaaggattggcgcttgtttatatatatgcatgttttgatgtaactcttaggttcttttttctttaaatattgTTGATACTGCGACAACCAAGCCATGACCaccccacacccccacccccaccccctgcgTGTTGTTATTGTCCCCTTGTCTAtgtgatgtaatgtaatgtaaagtCTATACAATCATGTACAAAAAGAACTCCACAAAAGAGaatcaagaagaagaaaaaaagtatatCATCCCACAAGTAGTCATCGACCATTGCTTCAGTCGACGCGCGGTCATACGTGTGCCCTTTGAACCTTCCTCACAAGCCGATCAAACTAAAACTAGAATAGGGAACTGTGGAAAAAGTAATTTACTAGTGCAAGCCTTGAATAATACTGAGTTTCTTGcatttctgcttcttcttcttctttgttcctgggctgaaactctcacgttcactcatggttttgcacgagaggagttttacgtgtataaccgttaTTATTCCGCCGATCAgccagccatacgccgattccgggggaggcatgctgggtattttcgtgtttctaacTCTAACCCTTCGAACTCtgccatggattacaggatcttttctgtgcgcacttggtcttgtgcttgcgtgtacgacACAAGCAGTTGTTCACATAAGTTAACTGGGGAGATTGGaataatctccacccttaacccacctggcgcagccgggattcgaacactcaaCCGATCAGGAGGCCGATGGCTTATCCACttggccactgcgcccgtctatctCTCTAGCATTACATACATAGTTTGACACTTCCTGAGAGCATCAATGATATTTTGACGTAGCGTCTCAACAGGTATACAAATTAATGTAGTTGATtaaacattggatttcccttctttgagccatgtgacgtcagagtccgacaaaactacacattgaggcggccagccgagactacaaaatagtgcatgttggAGTGCGTTCAATGgtaaaaactaaaaggaatgTTAACCataatcgatcgatacatacatGTTATTTAAGCGCGGTCTCGGGAACACtcactgtctcgatctgtgtaaaatgtcatattttggtcaaaaatacaaaataacgtataatgtccGCAGCTCATACGCATCTCTCTCTGCAGGATGCCGGACCGGACAAGTTCAGAGGGCCGGTCATCGCTGCAGAGTCTGTGGCCGCGTTCTACcggacacacagagacaaggtGCTCATTCTCGACGTGGCTTGCGGCACTGGCTTCGTCGGACAAGAGGTATGGTATAGTGCTAGCCTTTAAAACGCAACATATTTATCGGACAAGAGGTATGGTATAGTGCCTACCTTTGAAACGCAACATATTTATCGGACAAGAGGTATGATATAGTGCTTACCTTTAAAACGCAACATCTTCGTCGGACAAAATGTATGGTATGGTGCGAGCCTTTTACACGCAACATCTTCGTGGGACAAGAGGTATGGCATAGTGCTTACCTTTGAAACGCAACATATTTATCGGACAAGAGGTATGGTATAGTGCCTACCTTTGAAACGCAACATATTTATCAGACAAGAGGTATGGTATACTGCTTGTTTTAAAAACACATCTTTGTTGGACAAGAGGTATGGCATAGTGCTTACCTTTAAAACGCAACATCTTTGTCGGACAAGAGGTATGGTATGGTGCTAGCCTTTAAAACGCAACATATTTATCGGACTAGAGGTATGGTATAGTGCTTGTTTTAAAAACACATCTTTGTCGGACAAGAGGTATATGGTATAGTGCTTGCCTTTAAAACGCAGCATCTTTGTCGGACAAGAGGTATGGTATAGTGCCTGCCTTTGAAACGCAACATATTTATCGGACAAGAGGTATGGTATAGTGCTAGGacaaaaaaccaaccaaccatgaaaCTGTTTGTGGGTGTTTGATTTTGTAAGATCAATTGTATACACAATGTTGATTAACAAATGAATTACCGTCAAAGGCAAATACCGGTGGGAGTCGATTGCAGTCATCACAGATATTTAATTTTCTGTCATTGGCTGTACATTGAAATATGTTAATTTctttgcctgcctgcctgcctgcctgcctgcctgcctgttgaCCTACTTAACTGTGCATAGAGTTTCAACGTTTGTTGTTCTTCTCGCAAACAGCTGCAGAAACGAGGTTTCAAGCAAATGGATGGCCTTGACCCCTGCTCCAGCTTGCTAGAAAAGGCTCGTGCCAAGAACATCTACAGGAAAGAGTTCTGCTGCTACCTCAACGACAAACCGCTCCCtatagaagacagtgagtatatgacacggtgacactcagtagtctccctatagaagacagtgagtatatgacacggtgacactcagtagtctccctatagaagacagtgagtatatgacacggtgacactcagtagtctccctatagaagacagtgagtatatgacacggtgacactcagtagtctccctatagaagacagtgagtataTGACACGGTGACACTGAGTAGTCTCCCtatagaagacagtgagtataTGACACGGTGACACTGAGTAGTCTCCCtatagaagacagtgagtatatgacacagtgacactcagtagtctccctatagaagacagtgagtataTGACACGTTGACACTCAGTAGTCTCCCtatagaagacagtgagtataTGACACGGTGACACTGAGTAGTCTCCCtatagaagacagtgagtatatgacacggtgacactcagtagtctccctatagaagacagtgagtataTGACACGGTGACACTGAGTAGTCTCCCtatagaagacagtgagtatatgacacggtgacactcagtagtctccctatagaagacagtgagtataTGACACGGTGACACTGAGTAGTCTCCCtatagaagacagtgagtatatgacacagtgacactcagtagtctccctatagaagacagtgagtatatgacacagtgacactcagtagtctccctatagaagacagtgagtatatgacacggtgacactcagtagtctccctatagaagacagtgagtataTGACACGTTGACACTCAGTAGTCTCCCtatagaagacagtgagtatatgacacggtgacactcagtagtctccctatagaagacagtgagtataTGACACGGTGACACTCAGTAGTCTCCCTTTTGATTGTTGGTAGTTGGTATATCTGTTGGTTATAGAAActcgaaaatacccagcatacttcccccgaaatcggcgtatgctgcctaaatggcggggttaaaacggtcatacaagtaaaaacccactcgtgcaaaaacatgagtgaacgtgggagtttcagcccatgcacgaagaagaagaagaagaagaagaagaagaagaagaagaagaagaagaagaagaagaagaagaagaagaagaagaagaagaagaagaagaagaagaagaagaagaagagtactgGAGG
The DNA window shown above is from Littorina saxatilis isolate snail1 unplaced genomic scaffold, US_GU_Lsax_2.0 scaffold_562, whole genome shotgun sequence and carries:
- the LOC138956724 gene encoding methyltransferase-like protein 27; translated protein: MSELEKEVKRFAETHNGEQVSSYRAVYNVGRHGISTKESTDAYHNWSATYEQDAGPDKFRGPVIAAESVAAFYRTHRDKVLILDVACGTGFVGQELQKRGFKQMDGLDPCSSLLEKARAKNIYRKEFCCYLNDKPLPIEDSEYMTR